Proteins encoded together in one Chaetodon auriga isolate fChaAug3 chromosome 20, fChaAug3.hap1, whole genome shotgun sequence window:
- the LOC143339259 gene encoding protocadherin-15-like, giving the protein MTDRQNRSNHSGGGSGGSLDESDRQRLISDFATRAIAAHRQCVANGGVLNNLPKSESNITFLSDENPLTIKNPIYHEDGTLSSPETLGRSQRRRDLLGNFSPSRKGLREAWLRLSSHGGDVGFGGYSGSDSGWGSGGGHSWTLPSRLHRRDMYDALRRQVVMDPVQWELELLKAEFKESKDAGLDSGFDRGLDSDLMGSQSLEPKLTVKEQARQFEQQALQEMRQRQNRDSRGSLSPDILLSVYPESPQHHKQTPTHSISSVQVKEGPPSIIVTQSDGGTPPPSHKPTPPVLRRFGANLTGNQGTEDRLHVHLEVIPDPPSTPPPPPPPPSPPPPPPTSAPHPPLSPPPQHPSSPPPVPPASSHSNHTENKTPPPPPPPPPPPLPPPLSPSLLRPSTFVLPSLSEVPALRPVSHRPPPPPLPVEPEPPRKELKGILKNIQNIADIEKSVANMFSQIDQKQIPLKKNSKS; this is encoded by the exons ATGACTGACAGACAAAA CCGGTCAAATCACAGTGGTGGTGGGAGTGGTGGCAGTTTGGATGAAAGTGACCGCCAACGTCTGATCTCAGATTTTGCCACACGAGCGATCGCTGCCCATCGTCAGTGTGTTGCTAATGGAGGGGTGCTCAACAACCTGCCCAAGTCTGAGTCCAACATCACCTTCCTCTCTGATGAAAACCCCCTGACTATCAAAAACCCTATCTACCACGAGGACGGGACTTTGAGTAGTCCAGAGACTCTTGGAAGAAGCCAGAGGAGAAGAGACCTTCTTGGGAATTTCTCCCCTTCCAGGAAAGGCCTTCGAGAGGCCTGGCTGAGGCTCAGCTCCCATGGAGGAGATGTGGGATTTGGTGGGTACAGtggcagtgacagtggatgGGGATCTGGGGGTGGACACAGCTGGACCCTCCCATCGAGATTACATCGAAGGGACATGTATGATGCTTTGAGACGCCAAGTGGTCATGGATCCTGTGCAGTGGGAGCTGGAGCTTCTAAAGGCCGAATTTAAGGAGAGTAAAGATGCTGGTCTGGATTCAGGGTTTGACCGGGGTTTAGATTCAGACTTAATGGGAAGCCAAAGTCTGGAACCCAAGCTGACAGTCAAAGAACAAGCCAGACAGTTTGAGCAACAGGCGCTCCAGGAAATGAGGCAAAGGCAAAACAGAGACTCACGAGGATCTTTGTCACCTGATATCCTACTTTCTGTTTACCCGGAGTCTCCTCAGCACCACAAGCAAACCCCCACCCACAGTATCTCATCTGTTCAGGTTAAAGAGGGTCCCCCGAGTATCATTGTCACCCAGAGTGATGGAGGGACCCCTCCACCAAGTCACAAGCCCACTCCTCCTGTGCTGCGGCGCTTCGGGGCAAATTTAACAGGAAATCAGGGCACAGAAGACAGACTCCATGTCCATTTAGAGGTTATCCCTGATCCTCCATCAACTCCTCCGCCACCgccacctcctccatccccaccacctccacctccgaCATCTGCTCCTCACCCTCCtttatctcctcctccacagcacccgtcctcccctcctcctgtcccccCTGCCTCATCCCACTCCAACCACACAGAAAATAAgacgcctcctcctcctccacctcccccacctccacctctcccacCCCCTTTGTCGCCCTCGCTCCTGCGACCATCCACCTTTGTCCTCCCATCACTCTCAGAGGTGCCGGCCCTGCGGCCCGTGTCCCACCGTCCGCCGCCTCCACCCCTCCCCGTGGAGCCTGAACCTCCCCGAAAAGAGCTGAAAGGAATCTTAAAGAACATCCAAAACATTGCGGACATCGAGAAGTCGGTGGCCAACATGTTCAGCCAGATAGACCAGAAACAGATACCGCTCAAAAAG AACAGTAAGTCTTGA